The Haloprofundus salinisoli region GCCGCCTCGCGGCAGCCGGTTGTATCGAAGCGGAGAAACTCCTCGGTGAAGGGTCGGATATCCATGCCCGCACCGACGATGCCTCCCCGCCTAAGCGTTCGGACGCCCGGGAGTTTCACCGCCTCGTCGGGCGACCACCGATGTAAACACTTTTCAGCACTCTCGCGTAACTCAGTTCGAGGGCTGGTAGCTCAGTTAGGCAGAGCGTCTGGCTTTTAACCAGACGGTCGGGGGTTCAACTCCCTCCCAGCCCGCTTCTACGACGACCGAAGGGAGGAGTGAAGCGGCTCCCGAGGGAGTTGTATTACGGAACGAGGGAGCGCAGCGACCGACGTTCCGGTGGTTCAACTCCCTCCCAGCCCGTTTTTCTGCGAACAGCGCGAGACCGAAGGTCTCGCAAGCCGTGCAGGCGACTCACGTGCCGCCCCCAGACGAAGTGAGCAGTGAAAACGCCTCAGTGAGAGTTGAAGTAGACTGTACTCGCTTCGGTACGTCTGCAGACGCTCTACGTTCGCTACTCATCCGTCGATTCACTCCCGAATGTGAACCGAAGGTGGTGGAGAAAAGGTCGGTACGTGCTCTGTCACGTACCGCGAGCCATTCAGCCCGTCCCGGACGGCGGTTTTACCCGGTACCGTTCGTTCAGCCAGCCGTTGTCGGGTCAAACGCGACCGCGATGTCTGTCAGTGGCGTGACGAACGGAGACAGATTAGGGGTGCCTCCGGACGCTCCGCTCAATCTCGCGCACTGACGCTGACTCGCCCGTCCGCTCTCACGGCGACCTCGAACCCTTCGTAGTCGAAGGCGAGTTCGCCGCGGATGTCTCGCGGCCGTTGCGAATCAGGGTCGAAGAGGGCTGTTTCGAGCGCATTGACGTCGACGCTACCGTAGAGTGGGGAGAACTCGTTGTGCAGCGGGTCTACGTCCGCCGCATCGGCGACAGCGTCGAGAATGATGACGCTCAAATCGAAGGAGTCACCCGGACGATACCATGCCTCTGATGTTCCAAGTGTGTCGTTCGCGTGCCCGTCCGCGTCAACACCGCCCTCCGTGTTTGAGTGTTCCATCGATTCGACCTCTCCGACCATACCCTACTTCCAGTGAGAGGTGGTGTAGCATCCCTGGTTGAGTGTTCAATCCTTTATGTGTGGTCGCTCGGTGTCTCGGTTACTCCGAGTCGGCACCGTTGAGACTGTTCTGGACGAGCGTCCTGTGTGCGCGCCGGAGGCGGACCGACGCCGCCTGCGCGGAGATACCCATCCCCTCCGCGAGTTCGCTCAGCGTCGTGCGCCGCGGCACCTCGAAGTAGCCTTCGTCGAGCGCCTGCGTGAGTATCTCGCGCTGCGGTCCGGTCAGGCCGAACGACTCGCCGGGGAGTTCGCCGCCCTCGCTGTACACCGCCGTGAGGTGGCGGGTGACGTCGACGTCGAGGTCCTGTTTGTAGTACTCCTGCAACGACGCGCGGTTGGGGAAGCGCATCCGAATCTGCCAGACGCCGTTCTCCCACCTCATGTCGAGATTCATCGCGCCTAGCTCCACCACCGCCGGGTACGCCGAGAAACTGTGGCCGTACTCGGTGTATTCGAGGTGGTAGAGACGCTTGTCGTTGACGTCGACGAGCGGCGTGAGGTTGGTCACCGTCGGGTCGTCGTCGACGGCGGCGGCGAACTCCTCCGTGGAGGTACCCGAAATCCAGACGAACATTTGAATCACGCCCGACTCGTCCGCCTGTATCAGTTCGATGTCGGCGGCTACGCCGGGTTTGGAGGAGAGTGCCTGCTGGAGAATCGGTGTGTCCAGAACGAACTCCCCGATGAGACTCATCTACGCGCACCCAATCCTCTTGGGGTAAAAAGAGTAACTCTCTGGCAAAGTTTGCCGAGGAGACGGTCGAGACGCCCGCTACAGGTTTTCGCCCTGGTAGCTTCCGTCGTACGTACCGTCGTGGTCGGCCTCTGCGAGAACTAACTGCGC contains the following coding sequences:
- a CDS encoding helix-turn-helix domain-containing protein, with product MSLIGEFVLDTPILQQALSSKPGVAADIELIQADESGVIQMFVWISGTSTEEFAAAVDDDPTVTNLTPLVDVNDKRLYHLEYTEYGHSFSAYPAVVELGAMNLDMRWENGVWQIRMRFPNRASLQEYYKQDLDVDVTRHLTAVYSEGGELPGESFGLTGPQREILTQALDEGYFEVPRRTTLSELAEGMGISAQAASVRLRRAHRTLVQNSLNGADSE
- a CDS encoding HalOD1 output domain-containing protein gives rise to the protein MVGEVESMEHSNTEGGVDADGHANDTLGTSEAWYRPGDSFDLSVIILDAVADAADVDPLHNEFSPLYGSVDVNALETALFDPDSQRPRDIRGELAFDYEGFEVAVRADGRVSVSARD